GCGACCGCTGGAGGCGGCCTTGCGCCGCGACCAGGTGGATCATGTGCTCCATCTGGGCATCGAACAGTGGACGGTGCCGCCGTTGCAGCACCAGCGCTTCGACACGCCCGATTACATCGTCAGTTTCGAGCGGGCAATCTCGACCGCACCGCAGACGCCGCAGCATTTCAACCCGCTGGTCGAGTTGCGCGCGCCCGCCCCCGACGAATTCGAGCAACTGGCCGATCTCGACCACCGCTGCTTCCCCTGGCCGTGGCAGCTCTCCCCCGAAGATCTGATCAACCTGCTGATGATGTCGAGCCGGTTGGTCGTCCTGGACTACCAGGGCATCCTGGTGGGCTATGCCTGCACCGATTTGGCCGGCATCCAGGCGCAGATCGCCCGGCTGGCCGTCGATCCGGTCTATCATGGCGTGGGCTTTGGGCGCTATCTCCTGGCCGACGCCCTGGATTTTGCCGCCGCCCGCGGGGCGCTCAGCGTCACACTGAACACGCAATCCTACAACCAGGCTTCGCAGCGGCTGTATCAAGGCTTTGGCTTTCGACCGGTCGGGCCGCGCATCCCGGTCATGATCAAGCACCTGCACGGCGAATGATCCGGGC
The Caldilineales bacterium DNA segment above includes these coding regions:
- a CDS encoding GNAT family N-acetyltransferase, coding for MTASQVEVRPAQSVDIERIHELQRQARHTCVRFGYEDMARMIGRDYFFVAENGRKLRGYVCAAVQQPGLAQLRGLGLANGWGLEAGVDHLLRPLEAALRRDQVDHVLHLGIEQWTVPPLQHQRFDTPDYIVSFERAISTAPQTPQHFNPLVELRAPAPDEFEQLADLDHRCFPWPWQLSPEDLINLLMMSSRLVVLDYQGILVGYACTDLAGIQAQIARLAVDPVYHGVGFGRYLLADALDFAAARGALSVTLNTQSYNQASQRLYQGFGFRPVGPRIPVMIKHLHGE